From the Montipora capricornis isolate CH-2021 chromosome 2, ASM3666992v2, whole genome shotgun sequence genome, one window contains:
- the LOC138025278 gene encoding uncharacterized protein: MITWRCIIKAGVFRLQSFAVPAEYKDSCNDSIHNNCVKMRLVPVFLVVCLVTVDAGLLDLFSKKVPIRKFDLGSAVQKIGQVFAGNFNPSKFLQQLIPKQLEASESSNKSPKFCGKYECPLFYEEELNKTSDYKLRCYPKSYKWVTTRCDGTSSKRESFMRLFKYINGSNMAGMKMDMTVPVAMQIKLRSQSMSYQTMSFFIPFEHQLDAPTPTDRNVKLEITEPFCAYVKVYGGYSSLSKVRENYQTLVEALKEDGRGDDISSDGIYSAGYDSLMKFWKRHNEIWIVSINHKPKSENRSILESPTKSTPIISVDEPLAVEKAPEFCDGHDCPSFYEEDLNATDFKLRCYPMSYKWVSTSVTNMNPKAAGRTAFWRLFSYIQGSNAEQMKIDMTVPVTMKMQPLQSGSGSQFVEKNYTMSFFIPFKHQEDAPAPSADNVMLTDVEPFCAYVKEYGGFSDMTKVARYYKELVASLKKHNLEDDFYTNMFYTAGYDDPRKLFKRHNEIWLVSKSRTPVNELLESRILSQ; this comes from the exons ATGATCACGTGGAGATGCATTATAAAGGCCGGTGTTTTTCGTCTACAATCGTTTGCAGTGCCTGCTGAATATAAAGACTCGTGTAACGATTCCATCCATAACAACTGCGTCAAG ATGAGGTTAGTCCCTGTATTTCTTGTGGTCTGCCTGGTGACTGTGGACGCTGGGCTTTTGGATCTTTTCTCTAAAAAAGTGCCCATAAGGAAATTTGACCTTGGTTCAGCTGTTCAAAAGATTGGTCAGGTTTTTGCCGGCAATTTCAATCCATCCAAGTTTCTGCAGCAACTCATTCCAAAGCAACTTGAAGCTTCTGAGTCGTCAAATAAATCCCCGAAATTCTGCGGCAAATATGAATGCCCGCTCTTTTACGAAGAGGAGCTAAACAAGACTAGCGACTACAAACTTCGATGCTATCCAAAATCCTACAAATGGGTGACTACTCGATGTGATG GTACCAGCAGCAAACGAGAGTCCTTCATGCGCCTTTTCAAGTACATCAACGGCAGCAATATGGCCGGAATGAAAATGGACATGACGGTTCCCGTTGCTATGCAAATAAAACTTCGATCCCAATCGATGTCATATCAAACCATGAGCTTCTTCATTCCATTTGAACACCAGCTAGACGCACCCACACCAACTGATAGAAATGTCAAGCTGGAAATAACCGAACCATTTTGCGCCTACGTGAAAGTGTACGGTGGCTATTCAAGTTTGTCGAAAGTTCGAGAGAATTACCAGACACTTGTAGAAGCCCTTAAGGAAGATGGCCGCGGCGATGATATCAGCTCTGATGGTATTTATTCTGCAGGTTACGACTCTCTCATGAAGTTCTGGAAACGTCACAATGAAATTTGGATCGTCAGCATCAACCACAAGCCCAAATCCGAAAATAGGTCTATTCTAGAATCCCCCACGAAGTCAACGCCAATCATATCCGTTGATGAGCCACTCGCGGTTGAAAAGGCTCCAGAATTCTGTGATGGCCACGATTGTCCATCTTTCTACGAGGAGGACCTTAATGCTACCGACTTCAAGCTACGTTGCTATCCCATGTCTTATAAGTGGGTGTCTACGAGTGTAACAA ATATGAATCCCAAGGCTGCCGGTAGGACAGCGTTCTGGCGTCTTTTCAGTTACATACAAGGCAGTAACGCAGAACAAATGAAGATTGACATGACCGTTCCTGTAACGATGAAGATGCAACCCCTCCAGTCTGGATCCGGCTCTCAGTTTGTCGAGAAGAACTACACGATGAGCTTCTTCATCCCCTTTAAGCACCAAGAGGACGCACCTGCCCCTTCTGCAGATAATGTTATGTTAACAGATGTCGAACCGTTCTGTGCCTACGTGAAAGAGTATGGCGGTTTCTCGGACATGACGAAGGTCGCCAGGTATTACAAGGAGCTTGTAGCATCACTGAAAAAGCATAACCTGGAGGATGATTTCTACACCAATATGTTTTATACTGCCGGCTACGACGACCCTCGCAAGCTATTCAAACGACACAATGAAATCTGGCTTGTCAGTAAAAGCCGCACTCCAGTTAACGAACTTTTGGAAAGCCGTATTCTCAGTCAGTAA